In Litoribrevibacter albus, a single window of DNA contains:
- a CDS encoding ArsC family reductase, with amino-acid sequence MSTKIYGIKNCDTMKKAFKWLDSKGVSYEFQDYKKEAPSEEQAKQWIETLGWENVINKRGTTWRKLDDDLKNNMNEQKAVEVILDNPSIIKRPLLEHNDQTILGFKEADYQALFES; translated from the coding sequence ATGTCCACTAAAATATATGGCATTAAAAACTGCGACACGATGAAGAAAGCATTTAAATGGCTTGATTCTAAGGGTGTCAGTTATGAATTTCAGGATTACAAAAAAGAAGCACCCTCTGAAGAGCAAGCCAAGCAGTGGATTGAAACCTTAGGCTGGGAAAACGTTATCAATAAACGCGGCACGACATGGCGTAAGCTGGATGACGATCTAAAGAACAACATGAACGAACAAAAAGCGGTTGAAGTCATCCTAGACAACCCATCCATTATTAAGCGTCCGCTATTAGAGCATAACGATCAAACTATTCTTGGATTCAAAGAAGCTGACTACCAAGCCCTTTTTGAGTCCTAA
- the dapD gene encoding 2,3,4,5-tetrahydropyridine-2,6-dicarboxylate N-succinyltransferase translates to MAFSFAIGIGTKNTKGEWLETFFQAPVLNPADSIIDAAKAAIGYTKGNQTIEASTEALTALASALESAGEATQANIAKTAAQSSAPAVVVVLESDEQASSTPEVYLKLHLLSHRLVKPHGVNLAGIFGLLPNVAWTNVGAIDLTELAQKQLEARAKGELIQVQSVDKFPKMTDYVVPAGVRIADTSRVRLGAYIGEGTTIMHEGFVNFNAGTEGTSMVEGRISAGVMVGEGSDLGGGCSTMGTLSGGGNIIIAVGKNSLIGANAGIGIPLGDRCTVEAGLYITAGTKVIMLDDQNQAVETVKARDLANKNDLLFRRNSQTGAVECKTNKTAIELNEELHANN, encoded by the coding sequence ATGGCATTTTCATTTGCAATCGGTATCGGCACCAAAAACACTAAAGGCGAGTGGCTGGAAACGTTTTTCCAAGCACCTGTGCTAAATCCAGCGGACAGCATCATTGACGCAGCAAAAGCTGCGATTGGTTATACCAAAGGCAATCAAACAATCGAAGCTTCAACTGAAGCACTTACCGCATTGGCAAGCGCTTTGGAATCAGCAGGCGAAGCAACTCAAGCTAACATTGCAAAAACAGCTGCTCAATCATCAGCGCCAGCGGTTGTAGTTGTTCTTGAATCAGACGAACAAGCAAGCTCAACTCCAGAAGTGTATTTAAAGCTTCATCTTCTATCACACCGTTTGGTAAAACCACACGGCGTTAATCTGGCTGGCATCTTTGGTCTACTTCCAAACGTCGCATGGACCAATGTAGGTGCGATCGACCTGACAGAACTTGCTCAAAAACAACTTGAAGCTCGTGCTAAAGGCGAGTTAATCCAGGTTCAATCTGTGGATAAGTTTCCTAAAATGACGGATTACGTAGTTCCAGCCGGTGTACGTATCGCGGATACTTCACGTGTACGTCTTGGCGCTTACATTGGTGAAGGCACCACCATCATGCACGAAGGCTTCGTGAACTTTAATGCAGGTACCGAAGGCACGTCTATGGTTGAAGGCCGTATCTCTGCTGGCGTCATGGTAGGCGAAGGCAGTGACCTGGGCGGTGGCTGTTCAACAATGGGTACCTTGTCTGGCGGCGGTAACATCATCATTGCAGTGGGTAAAAACAGCTTAATCGGCGCAAACGCCGGTATTGGCATTCCACTAGGTGACCGTTGTACGGTTGAAGCGGGCCTTTATATTACTGCCGGTACCAAGGTTATTATGCTGGATGACCAAAACCAAGCGGTTGAAACGGTTAAAGCGCGCGACCTTGCAAACAAGAACGACCTATTATTCCGTCGTAACTCTCAAACCGGTGCTGTGGAATGTAAAACCAACAAAACAGCCATCGAGCTTAACGAAGAATTGCACGCAAACAACTAA